In one window of Tumebacillus algifaecis DNA:
- a CDS encoding FecCD family ABC transporter permease, translating to MKFQSRMRMFVMLIAPIAALLLVVASILYGAKQITATTVWESLFWFDASNVDHQIIWSSRLPRAVGAILIGCFLAVSGALMQGMTRNYLASPSMMGVSDGSVFVITLLMVFVPSAHSTQLILFSMLGSALGAGLVFGIAWLIPNGMSPVRLAILGIIIGTFLSGVADAVATYFQISQSVSFWYNARLHQMDPALIKLSIPFAFVGLMLALVASRSLLVLSFGEDVAASLGQRTWIVKAVTILAVVILTGVSVALAGKIAFVGLIIPHIARFLVGVDHRWTVPVSGVLGGLFLPLCDIIARFLNHPFETPIGVVTALFGVPFFLYLIKTRGGGKHA from the coding sequence ATGAAATTCCAATCACGAATGCGGATGTTCGTCATGCTGATCGCGCCGATCGCAGCCCTGCTGCTGGTGGTGGCCTCTATCCTATACGGGGCGAAACAGATCACAGCGACGACCGTGTGGGAGTCGTTGTTCTGGTTCGATGCCAGCAATGTGGATCATCAAATCATCTGGAGTTCGCGCTTGCCGCGAGCAGTAGGCGCGATCTTGATCGGCTGTTTTCTGGCCGTCTCAGGTGCGCTCATGCAGGGGATGACAAGAAATTATCTGGCATCCCCTTCCATGATGGGCGTCTCGGACGGTTCTGTCTTTGTCATCACATTGTTGATGGTGTTCGTGCCAAGCGCGCATTCCACCCAGTTGATTCTGTTTTCGATGCTCGGTTCAGCGCTCGGTGCGGGACTGGTCTTCGGCATCGCGTGGTTGATTCCGAACGGGATGTCTCCGGTGCGCCTCGCCATACTTGGCATCATCATCGGGACGTTTCTGAGCGGGGTGGCCGACGCGGTCGCCACCTATTTTCAGATTTCGCAAAGTGTTAGCTTTTGGTACAATGCGCGGTTGCATCAGATGGACCCCGCTTTGATCAAGCTGTCGATTCCGTTTGCGTTCGTCGGGCTGATGCTGGCCTTGGTCGCCTCCCGATCGCTGTTGGTTCTGTCGTTCGGGGAGGATGTCGCCGCCAGTCTTGGGCAACGCACGTGGATCGTCAAAGCGGTCACGATCTTGGCGGTCGTCATCTTGACCGGAGTATCGGTCGCCTTGGCCGGGAAAATTGCCTTTGTCGGGCTGATCATTCCGCATATCGCCAGGTTTTTAGTTGGTGTCGATCATCGGTGGACCGTTCCTGTTTCGGGCGTGCTAGGTGGCCTGTTTTTGCCGTTGTGCGACATCATCGCCCGCTTTCTCAATCATCCGTTTGAAACACCGATCGGTGTGGTGACCGCCCTGTTCGGCGTTCCTTTCTTCCTGTACTTGATCAAGACGAGAGGAGGCGGGAAGCATGCCTAA